Proteins found in one Quercus robur chromosome 2, dhQueRobu3.1, whole genome shotgun sequence genomic segment:
- the LOC126713284 gene encoding abscisic stress-ripening protein 3-like isoform X5, with product MAYHHHHDRHHHLNKDEEKPVDYKKEEKHHKHREHLGQLGATAAGAYALHEKQKAKKDPEHAHKHKIKEEIAAAVAVGAGGYAFHEHHKKKEAKKEKKAHGKKNHHLF from the exons ATGGcttaccaccaccaccatgacCGCCATCACCACCTCaataaagatgaagaaaaacCTGTTGATTATAAGAAGGAAGAGAAGCACCACAAGCATCGCGAGCACCTAGGTCAGCTTGGTGCTACTGCTGCTGGAGCTTATGCCTTG CATGAAAAGCAGAAGGCAAAGAAAGATCCAGAGCATGCCCACAAGCACAAGATAAAGGAGGAGATTGCAGCAGCAGTTGCAGTAGGAGCCGGTGGGTACGCGTTCCATGAGCATcataagaagaaagaagcaaagaaagaaaagaaggctCATGGAAAGAAGAACCACCATCTCTTTTAA
- the LOC126697379 gene encoding uncharacterized protein LOC126697379 encodes MGNCSLKGVTGVCHNSIRVLTDSGAVLDFKGPIKARDILDDHPGYGIFRQGQTSSPLQDLECLISGRLYYLLPLSKEHKLCKNGVTEQVKNIGIIEQLEAEWMSVVEPAKMSSYAASDFVDNLANGSALEVLPTVGDGVWRVKLAIDTKQLEEILSEQVNTEALIEKMRMVASSASLTPKRTKSAWGMSWKPTLLNLFKLPLDNGK; translated from the coding sequence ATGGGGAACTGTTCTCTCAAAGGGGTCACTGGAGTTTGTCATAACTCCATCCGGGTTTTGACGGATTCCGGAGCTGTATTAGATTTCAAAGGGCCGATTAAAGCTCGGGACATCCTCGATGATCACCCGGGATATGGCATTTTCCGGCAGGGTCAAACTTCATCACCATTGCAAGACCTTGAGTGCTTAATTAGTGGCAGATTGTATTATCTACTTCCACTAAGCAAGGAGCATAAGCTTTGCAAAAATGGGGTCACTGAGCAAGTGAAAAACATTGGGATCATTGAGCAATTGGAGGCTGAGTGGATGAGTGTGGTTGAGCCAGCTAAGATGTCATCATATGCTGCATCAGATTTTGTTGATAACTTAGCAAATGGTTCAGCTCTTGAAGTCCTGCCAACGGTTGGAGATGGAGTTTGGAGAGTGAAGTTGGCGATTGACACAAAACAATTGGAGGAAATCTTGTCAGAACAAGTGAATACTGAGGCATTGATTGAGAAAATGAGAATGGTTGCAAGCTCTGCCAGCCTAACACCAAAGAGAACAAAGAGCGCTTGGGGAATGAGTTGGAAGCCAACCCTCCTGAACCTTTTCAAGTTGCCACTTGATAATGGCAAATAA